Proteins from one Microbacterium faecale genomic window:
- a CDS encoding ImmA/IrrE family metallo-endopeptidase has protein sequence MKYLLDVAHVLGVTIVYTDLTHLHRDGDYDHSTKTIRLQPNMTIRLKRSVLAHEIAHAIHGDVRTMFGPVNAKQERRADEWAALHLIRLDDYRRAEEIHNGHAPAIALELDVITRTVDAYRSMLERIGDMVYLRPGLGAGQWRAKIHLPEAA, from the coding sequence GTGAAGTACCTGCTCGACGTCGCGCATGTACTCGGTGTGACCATCGTCTATACCGACCTCACCCACTTGCACCGTGACGGTGATTACGACCACAGCACAAAGACGATCCGACTGCAGCCGAATATGACAATTCGCCTCAAGCGGTCGGTCCTCGCGCATGAGATCGCCCACGCGATACACGGAGACGTACGCACGATGTTTGGACCCGTCAACGCGAAGCAGGAACGACGGGCCGACGAATGGGCCGCCCTGCATCTCATCCGTCTCGACGACTATCGGCGAGCCGAAGAGATCCACAACGGCCATGCACCTGCCATCGCCCTCGAACTCGACGTCATCACACGTACCGTCGACGCCTATCGCTCCATGCTCGAGCGCATCGGCGACATGGTGTACCTGCGACCCGGGCTGGGCGCTGGGCAATGGCGTGCCAAGATCCATCTGCCCGAAGCAGCGTGA
- a CDS encoding recombinase family protein gives MTTVAPAPTPNVHAGPRAVIYVRQSRAKDDSISLANQEQLGRDYCAQKGYRVVAVKQDVVSGRKWDARPGVLAAMGMLDRHEADVIVIWKWSRLSRSRLHWAVAADRADLAGGRVESVTEPIDTSTASGRFARGVMTEYAAFQSEQIGENWAEVRAHRVRAGLPPTGGNRYGYSRDGDTYTPHPAEAPILADMYRRAVLGDGPSAIARWANISGIMRPSGGYWDVQGLRRVLDSGFAAGRIVELGSRRSPHPRTNAYHPGRHPAIIDDDTWNKYLSLRLARSTEAPARAPHMLSRLVKCTEHGAMSYSTNHEVSVLRCTVPRGTGGHSVRAHLIELYIIEWVSALPDNIGKIHEQVERASKSLANHQKQIRGLRERLERVKKRTTTLTIRHLDDKIPDDVYAATIATLEEERIALESRLTEAPPSVFDVQSVPLLAEGFGDLPPMGQNRVLRKLLWRIDLTPPTAHPRRDWRKRIIPRPKWIDTDAER, from the coding sequence ATGACTACCGTTGCGCCAGCTCCGACCCCGAACGTCCATGCCGGGCCGCGCGCCGTCATCTACGTACGACAGTCACGAGCGAAAGACGACTCGATCAGTCTCGCCAACCAAGAGCAACTCGGCCGCGACTACTGTGCACAGAAGGGCTACCGCGTCGTCGCAGTGAAGCAAGACGTCGTGTCCGGCAGGAAGTGGGACGCTCGGCCCGGGGTCCTCGCTGCGATGGGGATGCTTGACCGCCACGAAGCGGACGTCATCGTCATCTGGAAGTGGTCGCGCCTGTCCCGTTCCCGGCTTCATTGGGCGGTGGCCGCCGACCGCGCGGACCTCGCCGGCGGCCGCGTCGAATCCGTGACAGAACCGATCGATACAAGCACCGCCTCCGGCCGCTTCGCGCGCGGAGTGATGACAGAATATGCGGCCTTCCAATCCGAGCAGATCGGCGAAAACTGGGCGGAAGTTCGAGCACATCGCGTTCGCGCGGGCCTCCCACCCACAGGCGGGAACCGTTACGGGTACTCCCGCGACGGCGACACGTACACGCCTCACCCAGCAGAGGCGCCGATTCTCGCCGACATGTACCGACGTGCAGTCCTCGGTGACGGACCATCCGCGATCGCGCGATGGGCGAACATATCAGGAATCATGCGCCCATCCGGAGGCTATTGGGACGTGCAAGGGCTCCGCCGCGTCCTCGATAGCGGCTTCGCCGCCGGGCGCATCGTTGAGCTCGGTTCTCGCAGATCACCGCACCCGCGCACTAACGCTTACCATCCGGGACGCCACCCGGCGATCATCGACGACGACACGTGGAACAAGTACCTGTCGCTTCGGCTCGCTCGCTCTACCGAGGCGCCTGCACGCGCTCCCCACATGCTCTCTCGACTCGTGAAATGCACTGAGCACGGCGCAATGTCGTATTCCACGAACCACGAAGTGTCCGTCCTCAGATGCACCGTTCCGAGAGGCACCGGAGGCCACTCCGTCCGCGCACACCTCATCGAGCTCTACATCATCGAGTGGGTGTCCGCCCTCCCCGACAACATCGGCAAGATCCATGAGCAGGTCGAACGCGCCTCAAAGTCCCTCGCGAACCACCAGAAACAGATTCGTGGGCTCCGCGAGCGGCTGGAACGAGTGAAGAAGCGCACGACGACACTCACGATCCGGCACCTGGACGACAAGATCCCCGACGACGTCTACGCGGCGACCATCGCCACGCTCGAAGAAGAACGTATCGCGCTCGAATCCCGCCTCACAGAAGCACCCCCGTCGGTATTCGACGTACAGTCCGTCCCGCTCCTCGCGGAGGGATTCGGCGACCTCCCGCCGATGGGACAGAACCGCGTGCTTCGCAAACTGCTCTGGCGCATCGACCTCACGCCGCCTACGGCTCACCCTCGACGCGACTGGCGCAAGAGAATCATCCCACGTCCCAAATGGATCGATACGGACGCTGAACGGTAA
- a CDS encoding DNA-3-methyladenine glycosylase I, giving the protein MSESTNGLVIGSDGLARPAWADKSDLLRDYYDTEWGMPVRDEHGVFERLSLEAFQSGLSWATVLAKRPAFREAFAQFDPVTVAGFDEPDIERLLADARIIRNRAKILATIDNARATLALRDDGTDLSSLVWSFRPGRTPEPRSMADVPSSSTESVALSVELKRRGFRWVGPTTMFALMEAIGIVVTVQRPYRSIWDVG; this is encoded by the coding sequence ATGAGCGAATCGACGAATGGACTCGTCATCGGATCCGACGGTCTGGCCCGCCCTGCGTGGGCGGACAAGAGCGACCTGCTGCGCGACTACTACGACACAGAGTGGGGCATGCCCGTGCGCGACGAGCACGGCGTCTTCGAGCGGCTGAGCCTCGAGGCATTCCAGTCGGGCCTGTCCTGGGCCACGGTGCTCGCCAAGCGACCCGCCTTCCGCGAGGCATTCGCGCAGTTCGATCCCGTGACGGTCGCGGGCTTCGACGAGCCGGACATCGAGCGCCTGCTCGCCGACGCGCGCATCATCCGCAATCGCGCGAAGATTCTCGCGACGATCGACAACGCGCGCGCCACGCTGGCGCTGCGCGACGACGGCACAGACCTCAGCAGCCTCGTGTGGAGCTTCCGCCCGGGGCGGACTCCGGAGCCGCGGTCGATGGCGGACGTCCCCTCGTCCAGCACGGAGTCGGTCGCGCTCTCCGTCGAACTCAAGCGGCGCGGCTTCCGGTGGGTCGGACCGACGACGATGTTCGCGCTCATGGAGGCGATCGGCATCGTCGTTACCGTTCAGCGTCCGTATCGATCCATTTGGGACGTGGGATGA
- a CDS encoding AAA family ATPase, protein MTPSDLRVAESDVTVVHAAEAERERVRARAQTLGGASTLLSYREGPEGFIEITTAHPGSLPQFITGRSTLLSNLFRDEVALRRARLAAERIAAKNVELRTSRGIDAVRLGVGLASWRVGTERFTAPVLLRPLGLRRHHADFELKLRGSFVINPELVRAARDHFGIDLDRETLASLAYHDGLFQPQPVIDRLRHLTNHVDTFSVKARLIVSTFADIAGAMTRDLDDLDHPILNALAGHEDDLRAVQGVRPIALPTDPDDRSPASDTLLLDADAEQEAVLARIAAGQSLAVHTLPGTGGTQTVINAVGEQVRAGRRVLIVSARRSTLEGVAHRFRGIHLDGLAVTPQALRSDLIRAIARNEKATQPQVSDVDDALVRLRAVLRDYRDALAEPRDDLGVSVLDITRELTRLASLPVPPTSSARIGPAALKRLANGRDNAARTLALAARLGEFRIGPDDSPWYGVTFESTEEAREAHALAGTLHQESVPQLLENGYQLISQTHMRAFTTLDELGEYLRLLHGIRDSLDTFQPVAFDRPLSDMIKAHAPRKDAVGMSSAQRRRLKRLSRELVRPGVHVSDMHGALTRIQHQRAQWKHLVDGVGAPEIPLGLADVQAQWDQAERDLETLDAALARGTRLAALPVERLIRTLAGLAAESDVFENIVERAELRTQLDDLGLAPLLTELSVRHVDEQRVGEELEFTWWQSALEHVLHEDSSLLGASTSVVDRLEKDFRLVDEAHAAASGPLLAAQLAAQWKIGIVDEPGEADRLRRALTRGDVTPAQLFADAPTLMRTLAPVWLASPYDVPAIPDSERFDCVMLVDCAAIDLAEAAPALRRASQVVAFGDPVTQRPTPFEISTAAEMPSVDDEHDARSAFERIAEILPVETLTRSYRAGGEDLAHLVNDAFYGGEIISLPWAGSYLGRGSLSVDYVEGGNGTPDAETGAVESPDVEVQRVVTLVVEHAVNRPGESLMVVTASRKHADRVRAAVTAAFAGRSDVADFVSRRSAEPLAVLTLEESVAESRDRVIFSLGYGKTRHGRVLSELGDLSSDDGERLLTVGMTRARRSMVIVSCVRPPDIDDGRFANGAAMLMDILRSYEERAKGLRREDDADPLTRALARELRQMGVAVEIDYRGLLPLVAQANGKAVVVESDPEASGESLRESLRLRPQVLRRLGWHYVRVHAFDLYSDPRAVAERVAAVLGVAGDVSRVDAETAPID, encoded by the coding sequence GTGACACCAAGCGACCTGCGGGTAGCCGAATCCGATGTGACCGTCGTGCACGCCGCCGAGGCCGAGCGCGAACGCGTCCGCGCGCGAGCGCAGACGCTCGGCGGGGCGTCGACACTGCTGTCGTATCGCGAGGGCCCCGAGGGGTTCATCGAGATCACGACCGCCCACCCCGGCAGTCTGCCGCAGTTCATCACCGGCCGCTCGACGCTGCTGTCGAACCTGTTCCGTGACGAGGTCGCCCTGCGGCGTGCTCGTCTCGCGGCGGAGCGGATCGCGGCGAAGAACGTCGAGCTGCGCACCTCGCGCGGTATCGATGCCGTGCGCCTGGGCGTGGGGCTTGCCTCGTGGCGCGTCGGCACCGAGCGGTTCACCGCGCCGGTGCTGCTGCGCCCCCTCGGTCTGCGCCGCCACCACGCCGACTTCGAGCTCAAGCTTCGCGGGAGCTTCGTCATCAACCCCGAGCTCGTGCGGGCGGCGCGCGACCACTTCGGCATCGATCTCGACCGCGAGACGCTCGCCTCGCTCGCCTACCACGACGGGCTGTTCCAGCCGCAGCCCGTGATCGACCGGCTGCGTCACCTGACGAACCACGTCGATACCTTCTCGGTCAAGGCACGGCTCATCGTCTCGACGTTCGCCGATATCGCGGGAGCGATGACGCGCGACCTCGACGACCTCGATCACCCGATCCTGAATGCGCTCGCGGGGCATGAAGACGACCTGCGCGCGGTGCAGGGAGTTCGGCCGATCGCGTTGCCGACCGACCCCGACGACCGGTCGCCGGCGTCAGACACGCTCCTGCTCGATGCCGACGCGGAGCAGGAAGCGGTGCTGGCGCGGATTGCGGCAGGACAGTCACTCGCCGTGCACACGCTGCCCGGAACCGGCGGCACACAGACCGTCATCAACGCCGTGGGCGAGCAGGTGCGCGCCGGTCGACGGGTGCTCATCGTCAGTGCGCGCCGGTCGACGCTCGAGGGCGTCGCCCACCGCTTCCGGGGGATCCACCTCGACGGCCTCGCCGTCACGCCGCAGGCGCTGCGATCCGACCTGATCCGTGCCATCGCACGCAACGAGAAGGCCACGCAGCCGCAGGTGTCCGACGTGGACGACGCGCTCGTGCGCCTCCGCGCCGTGCTGCGCGACTACCGCGACGCGCTCGCCGAGCCTCGGGACGACCTCGGCGTCTCCGTCCTCGACATCACGCGCGAGCTGACACGGTTGGCCTCGCTGCCCGTGCCGCCCACCTCGTCCGCGCGCATCGGACCCGCGGCGCTCAAACGACTCGCGAACGGCCGCGACAACGCCGCCCGGACGCTCGCGCTCGCCGCGCGCCTCGGTGAATTCCGGATCGGGCCGGATGACTCGCCCTGGTACGGCGTCACCTTCGAATCGACGGAAGAAGCGCGCGAGGCCCACGCGCTCGCGGGTACCCTGCACCAGGAGTCGGTCCCGCAGCTGCTCGAGAATGGCTACCAGCTCATCTCGCAGACGCACATGCGGGCGTTCACGACCCTCGACGAGCTGGGGGAGTACCTCCGGCTGCTGCACGGGATCCGAGACTCGCTCGACACGTTCCAGCCGGTGGCGTTCGACCGCCCGCTGAGCGACATGATCAAGGCTCACGCCCCGCGCAAGGATGCCGTCGGCATGTCGAGCGCGCAGCGTCGCCGACTGAAGCGACTCTCACGAGAGCTCGTGCGCCCCGGCGTGCACGTGTCCGACATGCACGGCGCGCTGACGCGGATCCAGCACCAGCGCGCGCAGTGGAAACACCTGGTCGACGGCGTCGGTGCGCCCGAGATCCCGCTCGGCCTTGCCGACGTGCAGGCGCAGTGGGACCAGGCCGAACGTGACCTGGAGACGCTCGACGCGGCGCTGGCGCGCGGCACCCGCCTCGCGGCGTTGCCGGTCGAGCGACTGATCCGCACGCTCGCGGGTCTCGCGGCGGAGTCCGACGTGTTCGAGAACATCGTCGAGCGCGCCGAACTGCGCACGCAGCTCGACGACCTCGGCCTCGCGCCGTTGCTGACCGAGCTGTCGGTCCGTCACGTCGACGAGCAGCGCGTCGGAGAGGAACTCGAGTTCACGTGGTGGCAGTCGGCGCTCGAGCACGTGCTGCACGAGGACTCCTCGTTGTTGGGTGCATCGACGAGCGTCGTCGACCGCCTCGAGAAGGACTTCCGCCTCGTCGACGAGGCACACGCTGCGGCGTCCGGACCGTTGCTCGCAGCTCAGCTCGCGGCCCAGTGGAAGATCGGGATCGTCGACGAGCCGGGTGAGGCCGACCGCCTGCGTCGCGCTCTCACCCGCGGCGACGTCACGCCCGCTCAGCTGTTCGCCGACGCCCCGACGCTCATGCGCACGCTCGCGCCGGTGTGGCTTGCCTCACCGTACGACGTCCCCGCAATTCCCGACAGCGAGCGGTTCGACTGCGTCATGCTCGTCGACTGCGCGGCGATCGACCTCGCCGAGGCCGCGCCGGCGCTGCGCCGGGCCTCGCAGGTGGTCGCGTTCGGTGACCCGGTGACCCAGCGGCCGACACCGTTTGAGATCTCGACGGCCGCCGAGATGCCGTCCGTCGACGACGAGCACGACGCCCGCAGCGCCTTCGAGCGCATCGCCGAGATCCTCCCGGTCGAGACGCTCACGCGGAGCTATCGCGCGGGCGGCGAAGACCTCGCGCACCTCGTCAACGATGCGTTCTACGGGGGAGAGATCATCTCGCTGCCGTGGGCCGGTTCGTATCTCGGCCGCGGCAGCCTGTCGGTCGACTACGTCGAGGGCGGCAACGGGACCCCGGACGCCGAGACAGGGGCGGTCGAAAGCCCTGACGTCGAGGTGCAGCGCGTCGTGACGCTCGTCGTCGAACACGCCGTGAACCGGCCCGGCGAATCCCTCATGGTCGTCACCGCCAGCCGTAAGCACGCCGATCGCGTCCGCGCAGCCGTCACGGCCGCCTTCGCCGGGCGCAGCGATGTCGCCGATTTCGTCTCGCGCCGGAGCGCAGAACCGCTCGCCGTCCTCACGCTCGAAGAATCGGTCGCGGAGAGCCGCGACCGCGTGATCTTCTCCCTCGGATACGGCAAGACGCGTCACGGCCGCGTGCTCAGCGAGCTCGGCGACCTCTCCAGCGACGACGGCGAGCGCCTGCTGACCGTCGGCATGACCCGCGCGCGCCGCTCGATGGTCATCGTCTCGTGCGTGAGGCCACCCGACATCGACGACGGACGCTTCGCGAATGGCGCCGCCATGCTCATGGACATCCTGCGGTCCTACGAGGAGCGTGCGAAGGGGCTGCGCCGCGAAGACGATGCGGATCCTCTTACGCGCGCTCTCGCTCGCGAGCTGCGGCAGATGGGCGTCGCCGTCGAGATCGACTATCGCGGCCTCCTGCCCCTGGTCGCCCAGGCGAACGGCAAGGCGGTCGTCGTCGAGTCGGATCCCGAGGCAAGCGGCGAGTCGCTGCGCGAGTCGTTGCGACTGCGTCCGCAGGTGCTGCGCCGTCTCGGCTGGCACTATGTGCGGGTGCACGCGTTCGACCTCTACAGCGATCCTCGCG